A window of Ketobacter sp. MCCC 1A13808 contains these coding sequences:
- a CDS encoding PilZ domain-containing protein yields MEKKIREKRVIKRHHLRYYLSVYNRKTGKPIGYIVNISTEGLRLVSHIPLLTHSVFQFRIKLPREIDGPRNIDFDALSCWCRPDVSPECFDTGFKLIDHPPELMGLIDGLSMYFSFKLD; encoded by the coding sequence ATGGAAAAGAAAATTAGAGAAAAGCGTGTCATTAAACGACATCATCTCAGATATTATCTGAGTGTGTATAATCGTAAAACGGGCAAGCCCATCGGCTATATCGTGAATATTTCAACGGAAGGATTACGGCTCGTGAGCCATATTCCGCTGCTGACTCACAGCGTATTTCAGTTTCGGATTAAGCTGCCACGTGAGATTGACGGGCCACGAAATATTGATTTCGATGCGCTGAGTTGCTGGTGTCGGCCTGATGTGAGTCCGGAATGCTTTGATACCGGTTTTAAACTGATAGACCATCCCCCTGAGTTAATGGGATTAATTGATGGTCTTTCAATGTATTTCAGCTTTAAACTCGATTAA
- a CDS encoding transglycosylase SLT domain-containing protein: MISGPTLSAADYALTLQTSQEAQLESQRKAYHRALKYLGKGQRSRFRDAIEALEDYPLYPYLKYKEYSRYISSVSKEELEDFLSMYGDTPMATWLKRRWIQSLADQKQWETYLNEYRLGEYNTEYDCYYYWAQYKTGERESAFAGARLMWLVGKSQHNACDPLFQVWKTTGEMQGDLAWERTAMAMDNRQLQLAQYLEQNLDENKKPLSREWRRLYRDSKRLKQISRYQKWGDDAKPMIITGMDRLIRKDNALAQKLWPEYLQTFQFTAAEKAKVANEFALVLAIRRQARAEYWLNQAAQYGFDPELIPLGIRHALYSQDWHRLQVWLAMMDDSAVTDNGWQYWKARSELKLGSVDLNSFPRIEIDKNRVDVQAFQDRFLEALYSKQDFLQLLPRSVVQKKFVDYQPINRLKKLSSERDYYGFLASERLHKPLNLNNVETPVSEENLNKMLDHPGVQRVRELHIMKLDYVARAEWEYLIRQFNEQDRSTLAHLAYIWGWHNPAIRAAYRSESYNNLEIRFPIAYQPQVNKYAEKAGLDTTWVYSLIRQESAFMPAARSAVGAMGMMQIMPGTAKQISNSIGISTPSTREMLTAESNIHLGTVYMSQLLKEFKGNLILATAAYNAGPHRARAWQPKYIPVSGDIWVETIPFHETRGYVKNILTYQAIYRHHLGEQVRLSSALHLIPPKKGQATAQLY, encoded by the coding sequence TTGATTAGTGGCCCCACACTGTCTGCTGCCGATTACGCCCTGACCTTACAAACCAGTCAGGAAGCCCAGCTGGAATCCCAGCGAAAGGCCTATCATCGCGCCCTCAAATATCTGGGCAAAGGGCAGCGCAGCCGGTTTCGTGATGCGATAGAAGCATTAGAAGATTACCCTCTTTATCCGTATCTCAAATATAAGGAATACAGCCGCTATATCAGTTCGGTCAGTAAAGAAGAGCTGGAAGATTTCCTTAGCATGTACGGCGATACGCCAATGGCAACCTGGCTGAAACGCCGCTGGATCCAAAGCCTTGCCGATCAGAAGCAATGGGAAACCTATCTTAACGAGTACAGGCTCGGTGAATACAATACGGAATACGATTGCTATTACTATTGGGCGCAGTACAAAACCGGAGAGCGGGAATCCGCTTTTGCTGGTGCGAGACTAATGTGGCTGGTGGGAAAATCCCAACACAATGCTTGCGATCCTCTGTTCCAGGTGTGGAAAACCACCGGAGAAATGCAGGGGGATTTAGCTTGGGAAAGGACGGCTATGGCAATGGACAACCGTCAACTCCAACTGGCGCAATATCTTGAACAAAACCTGGATGAAAACAAAAAGCCACTTTCCCGAGAGTGGCGCCGACTTTATCGCGACTCCAAGCGCTTAAAACAGATCAGCCGTTACCAAAAATGGGGCGACGATGCCAAACCCATGATCATCACAGGTATGGATAGACTGATCCGCAAAGACAATGCATTAGCGCAAAAACTATGGCCGGAGTATCTGCAAACGTTTCAATTTACGGCTGCCGAAAAAGCCAAAGTTGCTAACGAATTTGCTTTGGTGCTGGCCATTCGGCGTCAGGCCAGAGCGGAATACTGGCTTAATCAGGCAGCCCAATACGGTTTTGACCCCGAACTCATCCCACTGGGTATCCGACACGCACTCTATTCCCAGGATTGGCACCGGTTACAGGTATGGCTTGCCATGATGGACGATTCGGCCGTGACCGATAACGGCTGGCAGTATTGGAAAGCCCGGTCCGAATTGAAGCTGGGGTCAGTAGACCTGAATTCCTTTCCTCGGATCGAAATTGATAAAAACCGAGTGGACGTGCAGGCATTTCAGGACCGGTTTCTGGAAGCGCTGTATAGCAAACAGGATTTTCTTCAGTTGCTGCCCCGCTCCGTGGTCCAGAAAAAGTTCGTAGACTATCAACCCATCAACCGCCTGAAAAAATTATCAAGCGAGCGTGACTACTATGGTTTTCTGGCCAGTGAACGTTTGCATAAACCGCTTAATCTGAACAACGTTGAAACGCCGGTGAGCGAAGAAAACCTGAATAAAATGCTCGATCATCCGGGCGTGCAGCGAGTACGCGAACTGCACATTATGAAATTGGATTACGTAGCGCGCGCTGAATGGGAGTACCTGATCCGCCAATTTAATGAACAGGATCGGAGCACTCTCGCACACCTGGCTTATATCTGGGGCTGGCACAATCCGGCGATTCGGGCAGCCTATCGGTCTGAATCCTATAACAACCTCGAAATCCGGTTTCCCATCGCCTATCAGCCACAAGTAAATAAATACGCTGAAAAAGCCGGGCTTGACACCACCTGGGTGTATTCTCTGATTCGTCAGGAAAGCGCGTTTATGCCTGCAGCGCGCAGTGCAGTGGGAGCAATGGGAATGATGCAAATAATGCCCGGCACCGCGAAGCAGATTTCAAACTCCATTGGCATCAGCACACCCAGCACCCGAGAAATGCTGACCGCGGAATCCAATATTCACCTGGGTACCGTATACATGAGCCAACTGCTGAAAGAGTTCAAGGGCAATTTAATCTTGGCCACTGCAGCCTATAATGCCGGCCCACACCGGGCACGCGCATGGCAACCGAAATACATACCAGTCAGCGGCGATATCTGGGTTGAGACCATCCCGTTCCATGAAACCAGAGGCTATGTCAAAAACATTCTTACTTATCAGGCGATCTACCGTCACCATTTAGGAGAACAAGTGAGACTCTCCAGTGCGCTGCATCTGATTCCGCCGAAAAAGGGACAAGCCACAGCGCAACTTTATTAG
- a CDS encoding serine hydrolase domain-containing protein, which produces MTALPNLFGRIENNIQIPRSLKEISTIADNEMSPEWLGLTDHDRDVIWKAVKNLYRTGAYPALSICIRRHGEILLNRSIGHAQGNGPGERGPKVMATPDTPFCLFSASKAVTAMLIHLLEERNQINLMNPVSYYVPEFASNGKKRITVQQILSHRAGIASFKDIDPELLFHHDSMMELIYHAEPTAIHGHELAYHALTGGYVLGELVQRLTGDTIAEFLRVNVQEPMGMRNFNYGISAERYPEVATNYLTGLPVVFPMKQFIKRVLGADLATAIKVSNDPRFYQQIIPAGNITATAEECSRFFHCLLSGGEFEAKRIFQPVTVERAVREVSATELDRTLLVPMRYSAGMMLGNYPIGLFGPAAPHAYGHIGLTNNFCWADPERMISVALLTSGNPVLGSHFYRLVNLLTTISRRCKKVFKH; this is translated from the coding sequence ATGACGGCATTACCGAATCTGTTTGGCAGAATTGAGAATAATATCCAGATACCCCGCTCACTGAAAGAGATCAGCACAATTGCTGACAACGAGATGAGCCCTGAGTGGTTGGGGCTGACAGACCACGACCGCGACGTGATCTGGAAAGCGGTTAAAAATCTTTACCGTACAGGAGCCTATCCGGCGCTTTCAATTTGTATCCGGCGTCACGGGGAGATTTTGTTAAATCGTTCCATCGGGCACGCCCAGGGTAACGGGCCGGGGGAGCGAGGCCCCAAAGTGATGGCTACACCGGATACGCCGTTTTGTCTGTTTTCCGCGTCTAAAGCCGTTACGGCAATGTTGATCCATCTGCTGGAAGAGCGTAATCAGATTAATTTGATGAACCCGGTGAGTTATTACGTGCCGGAATTTGCGAGTAACGGTAAGAAACGTATAACGGTGCAACAAATTCTTTCCCACCGCGCCGGTATTGCTTCGTTTAAGGATATCGATCCGGAGTTGTTGTTTCATCATGATTCCATGATGGAGTTGATTTACCATGCAGAACCCACTGCCATTCATGGGCATGAACTGGCCTATCACGCTTTGACCGGGGGCTATGTGTTGGGTGAGTTGGTGCAGCGCTTAACCGGCGATACGATTGCAGAATTTTTGCGGGTTAATGTTCAGGAGCCGATGGGTATGCGTAATTTTAACTACGGCATTAGTGCCGAACGCTACCCTGAAGTGGCGACCAATTACCTGACGGGACTCCCGGTGGTGTTTCCCATGAAGCAATTTATCAAGCGTGTGCTGGGAGCGGATTTGGCCACCGCGATTAAAGTGTCTAACGACCCCCGCTTCTATCAGCAAATAATTCCGGCAGGAAACATTACTGCGACCGCGGAAGAATGCTCGCGCTTTTTTCATTGCCTTCTGAGTGGTGGGGAGTTTGAAGCGAAACGTATTTTTCAGCCGGTCACGGTAGAGCGGGCTGTGCGGGAAGTGAGTGCCACCGAACTGGATCGTACTTTACTTGTCCCGATGCGCTACAGCGCAGGAATGATGTTGGGCAATTATCCGATCGGATTATTCGGTCCTGCCGCGCCTCATGCTTATGGCCATATCGGGCTCACCAATAACTTCTGTTGGGCCGATCCGGAAAGGATGATCTCGGTGGCGTTGTTAACCTCCGGAAACCCCGTCCTGGGCAGTCATTTTTACCGCTTAGTGAATCTGCTGACCACTATCTCCAGGCGCTGTAAAAAAGTTTTCAAGCATTAG
- a CDS encoding ABC1 kinase family protein — protein sequence MSKENSRLNQLSAGIKGALRISQTFRILAQTGFDWMMGDRPPTPTLLRQTFERLGTTYIKLGQFIASSPSVFPDEYVEEFQLCLDKTTPVPFHIMKRVLEKEFGKSLKTVFAEIDPVPLASASIAQVYAAKLVTGEDVVVKVQKPGVENILLTDLNFLFVSAKVLEFFVPNLSMASLSDIVDEIQKGMLAECDFYKEAANIDDFHKFLEETGNTQATAPKVFKQASTMRVLTMERFYGVPFTDLDSVRHITSNPEALLITAMNTWFSSLLFCESFHADVHAGNLLVLKDGRIGFIDFGIVGRVKSSTWESVSKFIWAIGQEDYDEMAVAMLGIGMTDEEVDVEKLAKDIEKLYSSMDRVMPDLDLNAGDMASISEHEVNKVMMDLVGIGKRHGIHFPREFALLLKQLLYFDRYVRLLAMDANIYMDERLNFTPDMDWKRIH from the coding sequence ATGTCCAAAGAGAACTCCCGGCTGAATCAACTTAGCGCAGGCATTAAAGGCGCCCTTCGAATTAGCCAAACATTCCGTATCCTGGCGCAAACCGGTTTCGACTGGATGATGGGGGACCGGCCCCCGACCCCGACCCTCTTACGGCAAACGTTCGAACGGCTCGGTACGACCTACATCAAGCTGGGCCAATTTATTGCCAGCTCCCCTTCCGTGTTTCCGGATGAATACGTTGAAGAATTCCAGCTATGTCTGGATAAAACAACGCCCGTCCCGTTCCATATCATGAAGCGGGTCCTGGAGAAAGAATTCGGCAAATCCCTGAAAACGGTATTTGCGGAGATTGATCCGGTGCCGTTGGCGTCCGCATCCATAGCCCAGGTTTACGCCGCCAAATTGGTTACCGGTGAAGACGTGGTAGTCAAAGTGCAAAAGCCGGGGGTAGAAAACATTCTGCTCACTGATCTGAATTTCCTGTTCGTCAGTGCCAAAGTACTGGAATTTTTTGTTCCCAACCTGTCCATGGCGTCGCTATCGGACATCGTGGACGAAATCCAGAAAGGCATGCTGGCCGAGTGCGACTTCTATAAAGAAGCGGCTAATATCGACGATTTCCACAAGTTCCTGGAAGAAACCGGCAACACCCAGGCCACCGCACCGAAAGTTTTTAAGCAGGCATCCACAATGCGGGTGCTGACCATGGAGCGTTTCTACGGGGTGCCTTTCACGGATCTTGATAGCGTCCGGCACATTACGTCCAACCCGGAAGCCTTGCTGATCACCGCCATGAACACCTGGTTTTCAAGCCTGCTGTTTTGCGAATCCTTCCACGCCGACGTCCATGCCGGTAACTTGCTGGTGCTGAAGGACGGACGCATCGGCTTTATCGACTTTGGCATTGTCGGGCGGGTCAAATCCAGCACCTGGGAATCCGTCTCCAAATTCATCTGGGCTATTGGTCAGGAAGATTATGACGAGATGGCGGTGGCCATGCTGGGGATCGGCATGACGGACGAAGAAGTCGATGTGGAGAAACTGGCCAAGGACATAGAGAAGCTTTACTCCAGTATGGACAGGGTCATGCCGGACCTGGATTTAAATGCCGGAGACATGGCCTCCATCAGCGAACACGAGGTCAATAAAGTTATGATGGATCTGGTAGGAATCGGTAAGCGCCACGGCATTCACTTTCCGCGCGAATTCGCCCTGCTGCTGAAACAGTTGTTGTATTTTGATCGCTACGTTCGCTTGTTGGCAATGGACGCCAATATCTATATGGATGAGCGTCTGAATTTCACCCCGGACATGGATTGGAAACGCATACACTGA
- a CDS encoding SDR family oxidoreductase codes for MIHKHKPEILVTGAGGSLAQYVINELKHHYHIVLVDFRRRVQLEEGMSSYRVEYNKRGFEDIFRKHKFEAVIHLGRMGLYESTHRNRYNHNVLGTQRLLDLCHKYGVKQVVVLSTYFVYGASPYNPALLSEEAPLKASELTMDLVDSVELENLANIYLWKYPELNITILRPCNITGPGVLNSLSLLLSSKVAPVLMGFSPMMQFIHVEDMSHAVVKAFKQNKPGVYNVATDDWVSYQDAVVQCGCRRLPIPSVPDGLPRMISKRMDWKGWPPYLVNYYKYSVIIDGALFNKTFGFKTTRSLDDIFSYYREKKEMGIL; via the coding sequence ATGATTCACAAACATAAGCCTGAGATATTAGTGACCGGAGCAGGTGGATCCCTGGCGCAGTATGTTATTAACGAGCTAAAGCACCACTATCACATTGTGCTGGTCGATTTCCGGCGTAGGGTTCAGTTGGAAGAAGGGATGTCCAGTTACCGTGTGGAGTACAACAAGCGCGGTTTCGAAGATATTTTCCGCAAGCACAAGTTCGAGGCTGTCATTCATCTGGGGCGAATGGGGTTATACGAATCCACGCATCGTAACCGGTACAATCATAACGTTCTGGGTACGCAGCGGTTATTGGATCTGTGCCATAAATACGGGGTGAAACAGGTGGTGGTATTATCCACCTACTTTGTCTATGGGGCCAGTCCTTATAACCCCGCGTTGCTATCGGAAGAGGCACCGCTTAAGGCATCGGAATTGACCATGGATCTGGTCGATTCGGTAGAGCTGGAAAACCTGGCGAACATCTATCTTTGGAAATACCCTGAGCTTAACATCACTATTTTACGCCCGTGTAACATCACCGGTCCCGGAGTGTTGAATTCCCTGAGTTTGTTGTTATCCAGCAAAGTCGCCCCGGTGTTGATGGGGTTTTCTCCTATGATGCAATTCATTCATGTTGAAGATATGTCCCACGCGGTAGTGAAAGCCTTTAAGCAAAACAAGCCGGGCGTCTATAACGTTGCCACTGATGATTGGGTTAGCTATCAGGATGCAGTGGTACAATGTGGATGCCGGCGTTTGCCGATTCCTTCGGTGCCGGACGGGCTGCCGCGCATGATCAGTAAAAGAATGGATTGGAAAGGTTGGCCGCCTTACCTTGTGAATTACTATAAATATTCGGTGATTATTGACGGGGCGTTGTTTAACAAAACCTTCGGTTTTAAAACGACCCGCAGCCTGGACGACATTTTCTCTTATTATCGGGAGAAAAAAGAAATGGGTATTTTATAA
- a CDS encoding lysophospholipid acyltransferase family protein: MSIRNYLKNILVSRETETIVDKIPKPVGSFGYDPWGYNTDAVKIALSVMRPVFEDYFRVEAYGLENIPANGRLLLIANHGGQLPIDGSLVAYALATNQHAPRAVRVMVERWLPTLPFVGNIFNEMGAVIGDPDNCARMLRREEAIIVFPEGVRGSGKPWSKRYKLQRFGLGFMHLAITENTPIVPVGVVGCEETMPTPFHFKRLAKIFGMPYLPLTTPLPLPTKVRLYFGEPMHFEGPISNEDEVAIKVERVKEEINKLIEKGLQARKGWFE, translated from the coding sequence ATGAGTATCCGGAATTATCTTAAGAATATTTTGGTTTCCAGAGAGACCGAAACCATCGTCGATAAAATACCAAAACCGGTTGGCAGTTTTGGCTACGATCCATGGGGCTATAATACCGACGCAGTCAAAATTGCCTTGAGCGTGATGCGCCCTGTGTTTGAGGATTACTTCAGGGTCGAAGCCTACGGATTGGAAAATATACCCGCTAACGGGCGTCTGTTGCTGATTGCAAATCACGGCGGGCAGCTCCCCATTGATGGCAGTTTAGTGGCTTATGCCCTGGCGACCAACCAGCACGCTCCCCGGGCCGTACGCGTGATGGTTGAACGCTGGTTACCGACATTGCCGTTTGTGGGCAATATCTTCAATGAAATGGGCGCGGTTATCGGTGATCCTGATAATTGCGCCAGAATGCTGCGACGGGAAGAGGCCATTATTGTTTTCCCGGAAGGGGTGCGGGGTTCCGGCAAACCCTGGAGTAAGCGCTATAAATTACAACGTTTTGGTCTGGGCTTTATGCATCTGGCAATTACAGAAAATACACCGATTGTGCCGGTGGGTGTGGTCGGATGTGAAGAAACGATGCCTACGCCTTTTCATTTTAAACGTCTCGCAAAGATCTTTGGCATGCCGTATTTACCCCTTACAACGCCGCTACCGCTACCCACCAAGGTGCGTTTGTATTTTGGCGAACCCATGCATTTTGAAGGCCCCATTAGCAATGAAGACGAGGTCGCAATTAAGGTTGAACGGGTGAAAGAAGAAATCAATAAGTTGATTGAAAAGGGCTTGCAGGCTCGAAAGGGGTGGTTCGAATGA